GATCTGACCAATAAATATACCGTTTTGGACATTTCAGAGCTGACTGGCTCCAGTGATCTCTTAACGGTAGGGATGTTTGTTGCTCTGGACTATGTATGGGATAAAGCCAAAGAAAATCGTACCGAAGAAAAAGCCATTTTCGTAGATGAAGTATGGCAACTCATCGGTGCCTCCAGTAACCGCCTGGCCGCTGAATTCGTTTTGGAGATTGCCAAGATCATCCGGGCATACTCTGGTGCCGGTATTTTTGCAACCCAGGACCTCAATGACTTTTTTGCTCTTGATGACGGAAAATATGGAAAAGGCATTATCAATAACTGTAAAACCAAAATTATTCTTAACATGGAAGATGAAGAGGCACAACGTGTAAAAACCATTCTTCGTCTTTCCGAAACCGAAGTTATGAATATCACCCATTTCCAACGTGGAAACGGACTGATTTCAACAAACAACAATAATATCACTGTGGAATTTAAAGCTTCCAACCTGGAAAAAGAATTGATTACCACAGACCGACAGGAACTCCTGGAAATCTTGAAACGCCAGGATAAAAAAGTCGGTTAATGTTACCTGCAGCCCGAATATGGCTGCTTTTCTTTTTAACAAAGGAGGAGATTTATGTTAAAACCAGCAAAACAACCTCATATCCGGCTAACCGCCCTTTTTCTTTGTGTCACGATGTTTCTTAGCACACTCTTTTTCAATGCCCATACCGCTTATGCTGCAGATGGAACCATTGATTATAAGGCAGGAGCCAAAATTCCATACGGGGACTATTATACTTCCCGCATGAGCTTTGATGGCAATAACACGGCTTATTGCGTAGAACCATTAAAGAAAACACCGGCTTCCGGAAAGTATCCTTATAACCTTTTGGGAAAAAATTCCCCACTCAGAAAAGCTCTTTACTACTTAAACGGTGGATATGGTTATGAAAAGGTAATAAAAGATCAATATTTCCAAGGATGGTCCGATGACAATTCTTATGTCATTGGTCATCTGGTCGTTTCCTATATCCATGCAGGAAATAATGGGGACTCCGGCGCCTTTCATGGTGCACCTCAAAATTATATTGACAAAGCATTGGAAGTTGCCAACGCCATTGAAGGGCTTCCTGCCCCACCAGAATCCTTCCGTGCTTTTATCGTTCCTGGCGATGCTTCCCAAACTTTTGCAGGAAGCTGGTATCAGGTTCCAAACGGCTTTATCGAACTGCAGAAATCCTCTGCCAATACCGATATTTCCGATAAAAATAGCAATTACTCTTTAGAAGGAGCCAAATACGGAATCTACAAAGGGGAAGAACTGGTAGAAACTCTTGTTACCGATAAAAAAGGATATGCAAAATCCAAAGAACTGGCTGAAGGAAGTTACACCGTTAAAGAAATCAGTGCCCCAGAAGGGTTTGCTATAGATACTTCCGCCCATAATGTTACGGTAAAAGCAGAAGGAACATCTACCGTAAAAGTAAAGGATATTCCTCAAAATAATCCCGTAAAACTGCTCCTTAAAAAGCTGGATGCTGACACCCAGCAAAATTCAGCACAGGGAACCGGCTCTCTCGCCAATGCCGAATTTACAATAAAATTCTATACAGAGCAGTCAGCTACCGATCCCGGAGCAAATGGTAAGAAACCGGTTCGCACCTGGATATTGAAAACAGATGCCTCTGGAGAAATCCATTTTACAAAAGATTATTTGGTATCCGGGGATGAATTTTTCTATGCCAGTAATGGAAAGACCGTCTGCTTCCCACTGGGTACAGTAACCGTACAGGAAACCAAAGCCCCTGCCGGCTATCTTCCAAACGAATCTGTTTTCGTGCAGCAAATCACCAGTACCGGTACGGAAGAAACTATCTCTATTTATAACGCTTCTTCTGTCGAAGAACAGGTCTTCCGAGGCGGCGTCAAAATTCAGAAGCGGGATCTGGAAACTCAGGGAACACAAGCACAAGGAACCGCATCGCTTGCAGATGCCGAATTTACCATTACCACTCTGAACAAACAGCCGGTATGGGTAGGTGGAAAGCTCTATGAAAATGGTCAGGCAGTGCTTACGATCAAATCGGATGTACATGGTATTGCTGCAAGTGCCGCTGATGCCCTGCCCCTTGGACATTACCGGATTGAAGAAACCAAAGCGCCTTCCGGATACCTAACCGATGGTGCAAAGGCTCTTGAATTCGACATCACCCAAAATGGAGAAATCGTAGATTTAACAACAGAAGAGACTTCTGTTTCTAACCAGATTATCCGTGGCGGTGTCAAAATCCAAAAACGGGATCTGGAAACAGGAGAAGCCAAACCACAGGGAAATGCTTCTTTAAAGGATGCAGAATTTACAATCACCAATCTTGGTCCAAATCCTGTTCTTGTGGATGGAACCCTTTACGAAAAAGATCAAGTAGTTCTCACTTTGAAGACAGATGAAAAGGGGCTTGCTTCCACCAAAAAAGATACGCTCCCTTATGGACATTACCGGGTTGATGAGACAAAAGCACCGGAAGGTTATTTGAACGAGGGAAAACTCTCTCAGGAGTTTCCTATCACAGAAAATGGGAAAATTTTGGATTTAACTGCAAAAGAAACAGCGATTTCCAATCAGGTAATCCGTGGCGATTTAGAATTCGTAAAGGTCTCTGACGGAGATTTAAACCGGCTGGCAAATGTCCCATTTTCCATTACCTCCAAAACTACAGGAGAAAGTCATACCATTGTAACAGACAAAAATGGCTATGCCAGTACTTCCTCAGAATGGAATAAGCACACTACAAATACCAATCGTGGGGAAACTTCTGAAGACGGAATCTGGTTTGGCTCTTCTAAACCTGATGATGCCAAAGGAGCCCTGATTTATGATACCTATATTTTGGAAGAACAACGCTGCGATTCCAATGAAGGTATGAACCTCTTAAAAATTGAGGTCTCTGTATACAAAAATCACGTAGTCGTGGATATGGGAACTTTAACGGATGATCAGATTACCATTGGAACTACTGCCCTTGACAAAGACAGCAACTCCCACTTTGCCAAACCAGAAGAAAAAATCACTCTAGTTGATACCGTAGAATACGAAGGCTTAAAGAAGGGACAGTCTTATAAGCTCATCGGCACACTGATGGATCAGGAATCCGGAAAGCCAATTGAAATAGATGGAAAACCTGTCACAGCAGAAACCACCTTCAAACCAAAAAAATCTTCTGGTTCTGCAAAAGTGACCTTTACGTTCAATGCCTCTTCTCTGAAGGGCAAAACAATCGTAGTATTTGAGGAACTGTACCAGGAGGATTTAAAACTGGCTGTTCATGCGGACATTACAGATCAGGATCAGACTATCTATTTCCCAGAAATCGGGACCACTGCAAAAGATAAGGAAACAGATATGAATCTTTCCCAGGCAGATAAAGAAGTTACCCTTGTAGATACGGTAGCTTACAAAAATCTTCTGCCCGGCGAAGAATATGTTATGACTGGAACCCTTATGGATAAAGAATCCGGAAAGCCTGTCGAAATAGATAAGAAAGAGGTTACTGCCGAAACCACATTTACTCCTAAAGAATCCTCTGGAACGGTAGATGTGATTTTTTCTTTTGATGGGACTTCCCTTGCCGGAAAAACCGTAGTTGTTTTTGAATCTGCTACTTATGATGGCAAAGAATTTGCAACACACGCAGATCTTGAAGATAATGGGCAGACCATCTACTTCCCAGAAATCGCTACTACTGCAAAAGACAGAGCAGACGGAGATCATTTTGCCAAAACCGATAAAGAGATTACTATTGTTGATACGGTTAAATATAGTAACCTAATTCCAGGAAAGGAGTATGCACTTACCGGTACCTTGATGGACAAAGAGACAAAAGAACCTCTTCAGGCAGATGGTAAACCGATTACTGCCACTACGACCTTTACTCCTGAAGATGCCTCTGGCAGTATTGAACTTACCTTTACATTTGATGGCAGCATCCTGTCCGGCAAAACAATTGTTGTCTTTGAGTCTTTAACGTATCAGGAAAAAGAGATTGCTGTTCACGCCGATATAGAAGACCATGAACAGTCTATCTACTTCCCGGGAATTGGAACTACTGCGAAGGACAAAGCGGATGGGGATCAGGAAGCCGTTGCTACGAAAGAAGTAACTATCATTGACACCGTATCCTACAAAAATCTGATTCCGGATACTCCATACAAACTGGTCGGCACGCTGATGGACAAAACAACCCAAAAGGAAGTTTTGATTGATGGAAAACCTGTCACGGCAGAAACAGAATTTACACCAAAGGATTCCAATAGTTCTGTCGAAGTCATCTTCACTTTTGATGGAAGCACATTGGCTGGACATGATGTAGTCGTTTTTGAAAAACTTTTTTCCCTTGAAGGAGAAACAGCACTTGAAATTGCTTCCCATGAGGATCTGGACGATAAAGGACAGACGATAAAACTTACGGAAGTTCCAAAAGACACACCTGAACCTTCCAAACCAGTCAAGACCGGAGATGAAACAACCATTCTTCCTTATCTTTTACTGGCAGGTGCCGCACTCCTCTTTGCTGCCGGATTTGGTATCTTATATATCCGTAAGCGGAAAAAAGATAAGTAACTATCAATAGATATGCTCACAGGCAGCTTATTACGGCTGCCTGTTATAAAGGTGATGAATATGGAACAATCCCGTTGTAATGCCGATGCCAAACACATCCGGCATTTTTTAGATATTTGTGATGGAAATTGGCATTCCTGTATTTATGTTCGCTGCGTTTCCTGTAAAACCCCAGGTTATTGTAATGGCCCACACTTCTTATATCATCCAGATGAAAACGGCAGTCCTTGTGTCCTGCCCATGGCAGATGCCCGTATGCTCTTCTCCCGCATACCGGAACCAACGGAATGTCTGTCCGCCATAACACTGGAACAGTTTCAGTCCTTATATGGACTCTACTTTGCAAAAGAAGCATTGACCGATAAGCCATGTCCTTGTTTTGCTTTACTGCGGCATCAGGAATCATCCCATTATCACTGGTAAAAGGTTGCACTTTTGGCACTTTCTGCGTACAGGATAAGAAAGGAGGCGATTTTATGTTGAATTTCACTGCTATGATTCAAGGAATCGATACAATATTTACGAACTTTATTTTTATTCCTGCACTTTTGATCCTGTACCTGAAGTTTCGTCCTAGAAAGCCCTGGAGCAGACGCACCAGAAATCTGTATTGGCTATGTATAGCTCTGATTTTTGTTTATGTTATCCGGATTTTCTGTGAAGGGTTCATCTTTACACCAGTAAATTACTCACGTTTTACAGACAGCGGTTTCTTCCCGCTTATCAAGGCACTGTTCTATTCTTAGATTTTCTGCCATTTTGTGCCATTTAGTCCGAATCTGGGAGTAGTTTCTATGCCCATCCTATGGGAATTCATCACCTGCTTTCTTACAATATACGTATAAAACACGTAAGCGAGGTGAATCTTTATGAAACAGAAACAAATCCGCTGCCCGTACTGCGGCAGCATCGCAATTTTAAGGGATGCGTCCTATGTATATGGAAATAAAGCGAAAGATGGAAAACTCTATGTGTGCAGTCACTTCCCACAGTGTAATTCTTATGTAGGAGTTCATCCTGGCACTACCAATGCCAAAGGAAAACTGGCAAACAAAGAACTTCGGCAAAAAAGGATCCAAGCACACCGGGTGTTTGACCAGATATGGCTAAACCACATCTTTACGAAATCGGAGGCTTATCGCTGGATTGCTGATAAATTCTGTCTGACTGCCAAGGAAGCACACATCGGAGAATTTAGCACTTATATGTGTGATCAACTAATTCTGGAATCCATGAAGATTCTGGAGAATAACCATATCCCTCTCAGGGCCATTGGTTGAAAGGGGGGATATGTATGATCATCCCGATGACAGATGATGAACGCCGATTGACAGAGGAGTACTTGTATTTGGTACCTGAAATGGTAAAAAAATTGACTACCCGTTGTGCTTATGTCTCATACGATGAGCAGCAAGACCTTCTGCAAGCCGGAAACTTAGCTTTATGCAAAGCCGCCATGAACTATGACAACACCCGTCCCTTTGCAGTTTACGCCAGAGTTGCCATACGAAATGCCATTTACAGTTATTGGAGAAAACTGCAAAAAGAACGAAAATACACCTGTTCCATGTATGCATCTTCTGAATTTGACATGGAACCCCTGCTTGTAGACCAAAAAACAGAACTGTGGCAGGAACAATGTATGAACCAGGAACCCATTTATAAGCACCTGCAGTCCTTAGAAGCGGGAAGCTGCAATACACTAAGAAAAGGAATACATGCCCTGCTCCTGCAGCAAAAAGGATATACCAACCAAGAAATTTCCAAACATTATGGTGTCCCAATGAATCATGTCCGGGCATGGCAAAGCAAAGCCCGGAAATACTTACAGCAGGATACCAAATTATATACTCTTTTATCTTGAAGGGAGAACGATTATGCTGACACTTTATACTGCAGTCGGAATCCTACGATTCCAGGATTCCATAAAGGAACATAAAACACCGACAGTTATCAATAACCGGCAGGAATACGGACTGACAGAAGAAGAATTCTTTCTGTGGAGCAGCCTCGCATTTCAAATCCGACAGATCCATGAATTGCAGTCTGCCTTTTCGGAACGTTTGAAAAAACATCACCGTTCGGAAAATATTCCCATTGAACCCTACCTGAATCGGCTGCTGCTTCGAGGACTGGTTGTAAAAGGGGATGGTTTAACTGGTGTGGATGCCCTGTACCGCCTCTTAGGAGAACTTTATATCAGCCCATTGCAGGACAGTTTTTCAGTACGGCTTTTTACCTGCATCTATCTCTGCATGAAGAAAAAACTGCACACAAAGGAACTGATCCATTATCTAAAAAAGCCGGCACGGACTGCTATAGAGGACACGGTACTCCAAATAGCAAAAAAAGTACAGATTTCTACGGCAGAGCTTGTAACCTGTGTAGAACAGGGCATCCATCCACAAAATACAGAGCAACTTTTGACGCAGCTCTATGAAACCTCGGATGCAACATTCCGTACCCTGGCACAGGATATCCAATTCACCCATGCCGGTTATCCTGTACTGGAAGCTATCAGTAATTTGTACCTCAATAAACAGATTGCATTTGAAAAATTATAGGAAGGAGCAAATTATGCCAAAACCATTTCTTAATAAGCTGATTGTCCATGGGGCAATCGGCTTTTTCTGTGTCCTATTTGGATGTATTTACGGATTTGTAACAGACGACCAGATATTTCTCCTTATGAGTCTTTGCATCGGTGTCGGAACTGTCATACGAATTGTGAGTCTGCTGCATACCATCAAGATGCATGACTACTTCGTTCACTATATCCAATATCATTCCAACATTTATACAACGCTCCATCTGGACCTATCACAAATGAATTTAAGCTAATTGCTCCACATACACCATAATTGCTCGGCTTAACACCTTGGTACATAAAGCCTCTCTTAATCCCTTCTTTATAAAACGCAATCTCTTCTTTTGCGTACTGTGGTCGTTCCATACATATATGATTATTACATACTCCATTAATATCATCTACTGGTGCTAAATAATAGCCAACTCTACCTTTTAAACCATATCTTTCTAGCCAATCAAATATTTCTGTTGCTTCGTTTATATTTGTCTTGTCAACATTAATTCTTATCGAAATATTCAAAATATCCGCACATTCTCTTATATTGTCCAATATATATTCAAAGGTAGGCTGATGATTATGGAGAATCCTTCTACTATCATGGGCTTGTTTTGAACCATCTAAAGTAACTTGAATATAGTGGATGTCCATGTCTTTTAATTTTTCAGCTACTCTTCTAGTCAATTTATAACCATTTGTGACCATATCAGCATTATATTTGCAACCAAGTGGCAAAACAGACTTTATCTTTTTGGTTAATTTTTCAATAGTTTCAATTGCCAATAATGGCTCCCCTCCATACCAAGATACCGTTAATTCATGTATATGCTGATATTTTTCTTTGAGCTGCGATGTTAATTGATCCTGAACAGCCTCAGACATAGTAATATATTCTCTCCCTTTTTCATAGCAATAGGGACAACAAAAATTACATGCCATAGTTGGGGCAATAGTTAATGTAAGATTTGAATCCGCAAACCTTTCTATTTTATTTCTTATAAGCAATTCTGCAAATTCATCTTTATCATCTTCAACTAGCATACCACCCTCTAATAATGCTGACTCTAAATCAGGCTTTGAACATTTTTTCCCTTCTTTCATTTCATAATATGTTTTTTCATAATCAGTATCTAATTCCAGTATTGCAGATGTGACCGTATTATAAATCAAACAACTTTTATCTTCTTTTTTCTCTATATTGTATCTTGATAATTTCATTATTATATCCTCTTTTCTTAATCTCTTGTTTTCACAGTGTTCTTTGCAATAAGGAAAATGTGCCCAGCATATTGCTGAGCACATTTTCCTTTACTGACTACAAATATCTTTAGTAACGAATTACACATGTAGCCTTTTTAGATCCACAACCTTTATCATTGTAAACCCAGCAGATTCTTGTACTTTTGTCCTCTGATG
This window of the Mediterraneibacter gnavus ATCC 29149 genome carries:
- a CDS encoding VaFE repeat-containing surface-anchored protein; this translates as MLKPAKQPHIRLTALFLCVTMFLSTLFFNAHTAYAADGTIDYKAGAKIPYGDYYTSRMSFDGNNTAYCVEPLKKTPASGKYPYNLLGKNSPLRKALYYLNGGYGYEKVIKDQYFQGWSDDNSYVIGHLVVSYIHAGNNGDSGAFHGAPQNYIDKALEVANAIEGLPAPPESFRAFIVPGDASQTFAGSWYQVPNGFIELQKSSANTDISDKNSNYSLEGAKYGIYKGEELVETLVTDKKGYAKSKELAEGSYTVKEISAPEGFAIDTSAHNVTVKAEGTSTVKVKDIPQNNPVKLLLKKLDADTQQNSAQGTGSLANAEFTIKFYTEQSATDPGANGKKPVRTWILKTDASGEIHFTKDYLVSGDEFFYASNGKTVCFPLGTVTVQETKAPAGYLPNESVFVQQITSTGTEETISIYNASSVEEQVFRGGVKIQKRDLETQGTQAQGTASLADAEFTITTLNKQPVWVGGKLYENGQAVLTIKSDVHGIAASAADALPLGHYRIEETKAPSGYLTDGAKALEFDITQNGEIVDLTTEETSVSNQIIRGGVKIQKRDLETGEAKPQGNASLKDAEFTITNLGPNPVLVDGTLYEKDQVVLTLKTDEKGLASTKKDTLPYGHYRVDETKAPEGYLNEGKLSQEFPITENGKILDLTAKETAISNQVIRGDLEFVKVSDGDLNRLANVPFSITSKTTGESHTIVTDKNGYASTSSEWNKHTTNTNRGETSEDGIWFGSSKPDDAKGALIYDTYILEEQRCDSNEGMNLLKIEVSVYKNHVVVDMGTLTDDQITIGTTALDKDSNSHFAKPEEKITLVDTVEYEGLKKGQSYKLIGTLMDQESGKPIEIDGKPVTAETTFKPKKSSGSAKVTFTFNASSLKGKTIVVFEELYQEDLKLAVHADITDQDQTIYFPEIGTTAKDKETDMNLSQADKEVTLVDTVAYKNLLPGEEYVMTGTLMDKESGKPVEIDKKEVTAETTFTPKESSGTVDVIFSFDGTSLAGKTVVVFESATYDGKEFATHADLEDNGQTIYFPEIATTAKDRADGDHFAKTDKEITIVDTVKYSNLIPGKEYALTGTLMDKETKEPLQADGKPITATTTFTPEDASGSIELTFTFDGSILSGKTIVVFESLTYQEKEIAVHADIEDHEQSIYFPGIGTTAKDKADGDQEAVATKEVTIIDTVSYKNLIPDTPYKLVGTLMDKTTQKEVLIDGKPVTAETEFTPKDSNSSVEVIFTFDGSTLAGHDVVVFEKLFSLEGETALEIASHEDLDDKGQTIKLTEVPKDTPEPSKPVKTGDETTILPYLLLAGAALLFAAGFGILYIRKRKKDK
- a CDS encoding zinc-finger-containing protein, with amino-acid sequence MKQKQIRCPYCGSIAILRDASYVYGNKAKDGKLYVCSHFPQCNSYVGVHPGTTNAKGKLANKELRQKRIQAHRVFDQIWLNHIFTKSEAYRWIADKFCLTAKEAHIGEFSTYMCDQLILESMKILENNHIPLRAIG
- a CDS encoding sigma-70 family RNA polymerase sigma factor codes for the protein MIIPMTDDERRLTEEYLYLVPEMVKKLTTRCAYVSYDEQQDLLQAGNLALCKAAMNYDNTRPFAVYARVAIRNAIYSYWRKLQKERKYTCSMYASSEFDMEPLLVDQKTELWQEQCMNQEPIYKHLQSLEAGSCNTLRKGIHALLLQQKGYTNQEISKHYGVPMNHVRAWQSKARKYLQQDTKLYTLLS
- a CDS encoding radical SAM protein; protein product: MKLSRYNIEKKEDKSCLIYNTVTSAILELDTDYEKTYYEMKEGKKCSKPDLESALLEGGMLVEDDKDEFAELLIRNKIERFADSNLTLTIAPTMACNFCCPYCYEKGREYITMSEAVQDQLTSQLKEKYQHIHELTVSWYGGEPLLAIETIEKLTKKIKSVLPLGCKYNADMVTNGYKLTRRVAEKLKDMDIHYIQVTLDGSKQAHDSRRILHNHQPTFEYILDNIRECADILNISIRINVDKTNINEATEIFDWLERYGLKGRVGYYLAPVDDINGVCNNHICMERPQYAKEEIAFYKEGIKRGFMYQGVKPSNYGVCGAISLNSFVIGPDGALYKCWNDIGYSERSSHAS